The Molothrus ater isolate BHLD 08-10-18 breed brown headed cowbird chromosome 1, BPBGC_Mater_1.1, whole genome shotgun sequence genome includes a window with the following:
- the ADCYAP1 gene encoding pituitary adenylate cyclase-activating polypeptide codes for MCSKAILALLVYGIIMHCSVYCSPAAGLQYPALRLEDEVYDEDGNTLQDFAYDQEPLGIANPSSVIGEMYTLYYPPEKRHADGIFNKAYRKLLGQLSARKYLHSLMAKRVGGASGGLGDDAEPLTKRHIDGIFTDSYSRYRKQMAVKKYLAAVLGKRYKQRVKNKGRRVAYL; via the exons ATGTGTAGCAAAGCGATCTTAGCACTTCTGGTCTATGGCATAATAATGCACTGCAGCGTCTACTGCTCACCTGCGGCCGGACTTCAGTACCCGGCGCTCAG GCTGGAGGATGAAGTCTACGACGAGGACGGGAACACCCTGCAGGACTTCGCCTACGACCAAGAGCCCCTCGGTATAGCGAATCCGTCCTCCGTGATCGGCGAGATGTACACCTTGTATTACCCACCGGAAAAGAG GCACGCCGATGGGATCTTCAACAAAGCCTACAGGAAACTCCTGGGCCAGTTATCCGCCAGGAAATATCTGCACTCACTGATGGCTAAGCGGGTCGG CGGTGCCAGCGGCGGCCTGGGGGACGACGCGGAACCGCTGACCAAGCGGCACATAGACGGCATCTTCACGGACAGCTACAGCCGCTACCGGAAACAAATGGCTGTCAAGAAATACTTAGCAGCCGTCCTGGGGAAAAGGTATAAACAAAGAGTTAAAAACAAAGGACGCCGAGTAGCGTATTTGTAG